A section of the Cryobacterium soli genome encodes:
- a CDS encoding SGNH/GDSL hydrolase family protein, whose product MTNDTSTPRTLALTAGAVAATAGLGAAAMVNYRKFRLRLAANAAELNETLPVNSLWWRTHAKEKGDLLYVAIGDSAAQGIGASTPNRGYVGILADHIRLATGRSLRVVNLSVSGATVDLAVRDQLPRFTKLQPDFVTVAIGANDIAQWDAARFEAGIREVFAALPPHALVADLPCFHLPHNERKVMVANRIVRDVAAEHGLTVVPLHATTHREGWRSVFTQVANDFFHPNDRGYRVWAEAFLPDVSAVAARRVPQAALAD is encoded by the coding sequence GTGACAAACGACACCTCCACTCCCCGCACCCTTGCCCTCACCGCAGGCGCCGTGGCCGCCACCGCCGGCCTCGGCGCCGCCGCCATGGTCAACTATCGCAAGTTCCGGCTGCGCCTGGCCGCCAACGCCGCCGAGCTCAATGAGACGCTGCCGGTCAACTCGCTCTGGTGGCGCACCCACGCCAAGGAGAAGGGCGACCTGCTCTACGTCGCCATCGGTGACAGCGCGGCGCAGGGCATCGGCGCGAGCACGCCCAACCGCGGCTACGTGGGGATCCTGGCCGACCACATCCGCCTGGCCACCGGACGGAGCCTGCGGGTGGTCAACCTCAGCGTCTCGGGCGCCACCGTGGACCTGGCCGTGCGCGACCAGCTGCCGCGGTTCACCAAGCTGCAGCCCGACTTCGTGACCGTGGCGATCGGCGCCAACGACATCGCCCAGTGGGACGCGGCCCGCTTCGAGGCGGGCATCCGGGAGGTGTTCGCGGCACTGCCGCCGCACGCCCTGGTGGCCGATCTGCCCTGCTTCCACCTGCCGCACAACGAGCGCAAGGTCATGGTGGCCAACCGGATCGTGCGCGACGTGGCCGCCGAGCACGGCCTCACCGTGGTGCCGCTGCACGCGACCACCCACCGTGAGGGTTGGCGCAGCGTGTTCACCCAGGTCGCCAACGATTTCTTCCACCCCAATGACCGCGGTTACCGCGTCTGGGCGGAGGCTTTCCTGCCCGACGTGAGCGCGGTGGCGGCCCGCCGGGTCCCCCAGGCGGCGCTGGCCGACTAG
- a CDS encoding S8 family serine peptidase, giving the protein MANEPVQIVLNPRTINIDRERTPPVGHGRDFYAGRNEAFAAHRELIAASVRHIIAALEAGGLGLGHVKVTMARKAIAKSHRPQKSIFRSRWTPHVATVDIGEPIFAATPASLRLVLDAIEQAETVIDVRLDANGEPRQNPSRNRCEASAIESISLWSDENKRAFSAETGAAWLSRPGTGGAYLVELFPRASATHDQLLAAAETAALLELRSSLVAVGVSAEVLASSGPLVLHSRVIADHNVRELTFEPRGVGGHVEPFPAARTVITVEPNAHHEALTAIEANPMVRHILLPPVIAPSASASFALGSPAPNTTFERDQEVSASAVGVIDGGVSDTIGAWVENRWGQLAPQDRELGHGTFISGLLVAAGTLNWYLAQPHGCRIFDIDVLPNDPGQTGLPFDSYYPGGVPDFMDEIEAAIADFRRNHGVRVFNFSMNFTGPGEPNRYGYVARRLDQIAATHDVIVVISAGNLSLGQFRTEWAPDNATALSSLVGDTSGVLAEPGESLYNVSVSALNPPGLENHVPFAPARYSKRGPGLRGAIKPDFGHIGGSGSPTPTEGSGLVSVNEFGTLVAEAGTSYAAPLVARSLADLESLIDGEVSREVLLALLVHYARTPELFTHKDLKHVARNLVGFGVPIAADEMLQRADSEITLVVDSVLRPKEDAELEFSWPEALVKEGKCRGEARLTVVARPLLAYEHGAERVRMNVGARLMQQKRDGGFQNRLLPVNAPRASSGEPHAEKDLMDEALKWQVVKSFHRRMTGLGPSSNWKLAVDYLPRFDEAPPEAGVHFAAILTIADPTGVAPVFQQMRQELIRQNIETGDIRTSVQTRTRT; this is encoded by the coding sequence GTGGCGAATGAGCCGGTACAGATCGTCCTGAATCCACGCACGATCAATATTGATCGCGAGCGTACGCCCCCGGTGGGTCACGGACGAGATTTTTACGCCGGACGCAACGAAGCTTTCGCCGCGCACAGGGAGTTGATCGCGGCTTCGGTCAGACATATCATCGCGGCGCTTGAGGCCGGCGGCCTCGGCCTCGGCCACGTCAAAGTGACGATGGCCCGTAAGGCAATCGCCAAATCGCACCGACCGCAGAAGAGTATCTTCCGCTCCCGTTGGACTCCGCACGTGGCCACGGTAGACATCGGCGAACCGATTTTCGCGGCGACACCTGCATCGCTTCGACTCGTCCTCGACGCGATCGAGCAAGCTGAGACTGTTATTGATGTGCGTCTGGATGCCAACGGCGAGCCGCGCCAGAACCCGAGTCGGAATCGTTGTGAGGCGTCGGCGATCGAGTCAATCTCCTTGTGGTCCGACGAAAACAAGCGAGCCTTCAGCGCAGAAACTGGTGCGGCTTGGCTGAGCCGCCCAGGGACCGGAGGCGCGTACCTCGTTGAGTTGTTCCCCCGAGCAAGCGCCACTCACGATCAGTTGCTTGCGGCCGCCGAAACCGCTGCTTTGCTGGAACTCCGTTCGTCCCTCGTTGCCGTCGGTGTCAGTGCTGAGGTGTTGGCCAGCTCTGGTCCGCTTGTGCTGCATTCGCGAGTTATAGCTGACCATAATGTCCGGGAGCTGACGTTCGAGCCACGTGGAGTAGGTGGGCATGTTGAGCCCTTCCCAGCTGCTAGGACGGTCATCACTGTCGAACCAAACGCTCACCACGAGGCTCTGACCGCCATCGAGGCCAACCCGATGGTCCGCCACATCCTTCTGCCACCGGTCATCGCACCATCCGCTTCTGCGTCGTTCGCACTCGGTTCCCCTGCGCCCAATACGACTTTCGAGCGTGACCAAGAAGTGTCGGCTTCGGCCGTCGGAGTGATCGACGGAGGAGTAAGCGACACCATTGGGGCATGGGTTGAGAACCGCTGGGGACAGCTCGCTCCGCAGGACCGCGAGCTCGGGCACGGCACCTTCATCTCGGGCTTGCTCGTAGCCGCGGGAACGTTGAACTGGTACCTGGCGCAGCCCCACGGGTGCCGAATATTCGATATCGATGTGCTGCCAAACGACCCCGGTCAAACGGGGTTGCCCTTCGATAGCTACTACCCAGGTGGCGTCCCAGACTTCATGGATGAGATCGAAGCGGCCATCGCGGATTTTCGTCGAAACCACGGCGTACGAGTGTTCAACTTCAGCATGAATTTCACCGGTCCCGGCGAACCGAACCGCTATGGATACGTAGCTCGTCGTCTAGACCAGATTGCGGCTACCCATGACGTCATTGTGGTCATCTCGGCTGGGAACCTGTCGCTTGGCCAGTTCCGAACCGAGTGGGCGCCCGACAACGCGACCGCGCTATCGAGCCTTGTGGGCGACACTTCGGGGGTGCTAGCCGAGCCAGGGGAGAGTCTCTACAACGTTTCCGTATCAGCCCTGAATCCGCCCGGGCTCGAAAACCACGTTCCATTCGCCCCTGCGCGGTACAGCAAGCGCGGCCCGGGCCTCAGAGGAGCGATAAAGCCCGATTTCGGACACATCGGCGGATCAGGCTCTCCAACCCCGACAGAGGGATCCGGGCTGGTCTCAGTGAATGAATTTGGCACGCTCGTCGCAGAGGCCGGCACCAGTTATGCAGCCCCGCTCGTCGCGCGGAGCCTCGCCGACCTCGAGTCGCTCATCGACGGCGAAGTTTCAAGAGAAGTACTCCTCGCTCTCCTCGTGCACTATGCACGCACTCCGGAGCTATTCACCCACAAGGACCTCAAGCATGTTGCGCGAAACCTAGTTGGATTCGGTGTGCCAATCGCTGCCGATGAGATGCTGCAACGCGCCGATTCCGAAATCACGCTCGTTGTGGACAGCGTTTTGCGACCGAAGGAGGACGCTGAGCTCGAATTCTCTTGGCCCGAGGCCCTCGTGAAAGAAGGCAAGTGCCGCGGGGAGGCTCGACTCACCGTGGTGGCTAGACCGCTCCTTGCCTACGAGCACGGCGCCGAGCGTGTGCGCATGAACGTTGGCGCCCGGTTGATGCAGCAGAAACGTGATGGTGGCTTCCAGAACCGTCTCCTGCCCGTGAACGCTCCCCGCGCCAGCTCCGGCGAACCACACGCGGAGAAGGATCTCATGGATGAAGCCCTCAAGTGGCAGGTAGTCAAGTCATTTCACCGGCGCATGACAGGGCTTGGTCCGTCGTCAAACTGGAAGCTTGCAGTTGACTACTTGCCGCGTTTCGACGAGGCGCCGCCGGAGGCCGGCGTTCACTTCGCTGCGATTCTGACCATCGCAGATCCTACTGGGGTGGCACCGGTATTCCAACAGATGCGTCAGGAGCTCATTCGCCAGAATATCGAAACCGGCGACATCCGCACGAGCGTGCAGACGCGAACTCGCACGTAG
- a CDS encoding ATP-binding protein, producing the protein MQHFSILKSLVRVALANDSEPLRHQVERLAAAMTDAGDSRDAAALVQLLHSRERSTKLAPSRMKRSAVTAGERMTASVRVPVDKDSAAPLATIHMPETLDATLPLFPASVQDNVDALVREWAKADQLIEAGMHPSQSLLIYGAPGTGKTTVAMWLAQQLHLPVVVARLDGLISSFLGNTARNLGALFDFANRYECVLVLDEFDAIAKLRDDPNEVGEIKRVVNALLQNMDARDGRGVTIGLTNHEMLLDPAIWRRFEVQLAVPLPGLEQRTVIASRLLDDGLTAEAKLIAWLCDSASGAEVQTMATKYRKRRLLRDDPNSAPIETALQVARSTSIRVESDRRRQIELDEVLLTAELAAADGLFNHAELAQLFKCSTKTIQRRLSESVGEGPNSGE; encoded by the coding sequence ATGCAGCACTTTTCTATCCTGAAATCCCTTGTCCGTGTCGCTTTGGCGAACGATAGTGAGCCACTGCGCCATCAAGTAGAGCGGCTCGCGGCAGCGATGACGGACGCAGGCGATAGCCGCGACGCCGCCGCGTTGGTTCAGCTATTGCACAGCCGTGAGCGATCGACCAAGCTCGCGCCAAGCCGGATGAAGCGCAGCGCCGTTACCGCTGGGGAGCGCATGACGGCCAGCGTCCGCGTGCCCGTGGACAAAGATTCGGCTGCCCCTCTCGCGACCATACACATGCCAGAGACGCTCGACGCGACGCTGCCACTGTTTCCGGCATCCGTTCAAGACAACGTTGATGCGCTGGTTCGTGAATGGGCGAAGGCTGACCAACTAATCGAGGCCGGCATGCATCCATCCCAATCGCTCTTGATCTACGGTGCGCCAGGTACAGGGAAGACCACGGTCGCGATGTGGTTGGCTCAGCAATTGCATCTTCCCGTAGTCGTTGCGCGCTTGGACGGTTTGATCAGTTCCTTCCTTGGCAACACCGCTCGGAACCTCGGCGCTCTCTTCGACTTCGCTAACCGCTACGAGTGCGTGCTCGTACTCGATGAATTCGACGCGATTGCCAAGTTACGCGACGATCCCAACGAAGTGGGTGAGATAAAGCGCGTAGTGAACGCGCTGCTTCAGAACATGGACGCCCGAGACGGGCGAGGCGTCACTATCGGTCTCACGAACCACGAGATGCTACTCGACCCGGCAATCTGGCGTCGATTTGAGGTCCAGCTCGCCGTTCCGCTGCCAGGCCTCGAACAACGAACCGTGATCGCAAGCCGGCTGCTTGATGATGGACTCACAGCCGAGGCCAAGCTCATCGCGTGGCTCTGTGACAGTGCGTCCGGAGCTGAAGTGCAAACGATGGCTACGAAGTATCGCAAGCGTCGCTTGCTCCGCGACGATCCCAACTCTGCGCCCATCGAAACCGCTCTACAAGTGGCGCGATCTACGTCCATTCGAGTCGAGTCCGATCGCAGACGTCAGATCGAACTTGACGAAGTACTACTAACCGCCGAGCTCGCCGCTGCCGATGGTCTCTTTAACCATGCTGAGCTTGCACAGCTCTTCAAATGCAGCACCAAGACGATTCAGCGGCGGCTGAGTGAATCCGTAGGGGAAGGCCCGAACAGTGGCGAATGA
- a CDS encoding tyrosine-type recombinase/integrase codes for MLPTWGRVAIGDIRHTAVQAWVSSLTAGTGEAAGKVATTVLRAYGVLAAILDAAVKDRRLHSNPARGVALPRKTGKARVYLSHDQVQLLADNAGRHATLVLTLAYTGLRWGEATGLRLKHLDALRRRVRVQENAVNVGGHVIVGTPKSHEARSVPYPEFLTNPLALQCEGKSHDALVFGTGLVHQAQPDGRRGWFVAAVAKAQLVDEAFPRVTIHDLRHTAASLAVSSGANVKAVQRMLGHASAAMTLDTYADLFDDDLDAVSVALDNAKRVSDVSGSRPKAPFGD; via the coding sequence GTGCTGCCAACATGGGGCCGCGTCGCGATCGGGGACATCCGCCACACAGCAGTGCAGGCCTGGGTATCGTCGTTGACGGCCGGCACTGGCGAGGCTGCCGGGAAGGTTGCGACCACAGTCCTGCGGGCCTATGGGGTTCTCGCCGCGATCCTCGATGCAGCGGTGAAAGACCGACGCCTCCATTCGAACCCAGCCCGAGGCGTCGCTCTCCCCCGCAAGACCGGCAAGGCCCGCGTGTACCTCTCGCACGACCAGGTGCAATTGCTCGCCGACAACGCTGGCAGACACGCCACGCTCGTCCTCACGCTTGCCTACACGGGCCTCCGATGGGGAGAGGCCACTGGACTTCGTCTCAAACACCTCGACGCCCTTAGGCGGCGCGTGAGGGTGCAAGAGAATGCCGTCAACGTTGGCGGTCACGTGATCGTCGGCACCCCGAAATCACACGAGGCGCGAAGCGTGCCCTATCCGGAGTTCCTAACCAACCCTCTGGCGCTGCAGTGCGAGGGTAAGAGCCATGATGCGTTGGTGTTTGGAACGGGGCTGGTTCACCAGGCGCAGCCGGACGGACGGCGCGGCTGGTTCGTCGCCGCAGTGGCCAAGGCGCAACTCGTCGACGAGGCCTTTCCCCGGGTCACCATCCACGATCTGCGTCACACCGCCGCAAGCCTGGCCGTTTCGTCGGGTGCGAACGTGAAAGCAGTCCAACGGATGCTCGGTCACGCCTCCGCCGCAATGACACTCGACACCTATGCGGACCTCTTCGATGATGATCTGGACGCCGTCTCAGTAGCCCTCGATAACGCCAAACGAGTTTCAGATGTGTCCGGTTCACGCCCCAAAGCGCCATTCGGCGACTAA
- a CDS encoding GmrSD restriction endonuclease domain-containing protein → MPTLDPAPRSIQSIYNWHSDHDLFVNRRYQRKLVWTLLEKQKLIESITSQFPVPAILLAERDGGGFEIIDGVQRLYAIISFIENKFPTLDGQYFDIAHFTSAQLRADEGAFEATTESAKLSQREVAGVLDYVMAITVMREATEAEIDDVFARINTYGHRLSDQERRQSGVQDEFSIMIRELATTLRGDVSSDVLELSDMPSISIDLPMSKHGYQVQAEDVFWVSHGILRSTDLRDSLDEQYIADIAACVVGGAVIERSKAALDAIYDGGSDENTRVQNALQIYGVDKFADEFKFVIDEIEKICGACAPLKLRNVLFTSPNTNGFPSVFAVLFFAIHETLVQQKNVISDYEGMKKAITGLALHLTVKATGAEKRRRNIDVVKGLISSHVVPGVAPNIYGAQATSDIDGLIRRSQIELPHYELKQGVLTLAPSGRGLDSGMIPKLVKTICAIANNGAFAGALLIGVTDTPSDAISVKNLDQIEPRKVGPRFVVGVQREAKFLGETTEDYFARIKDGIKNSDLSAALKADVLSSIDYNDYFGLGIVVIPVPAQRNPSSVGDKFYWRSGDSTVEATGLEIVTITQRFS, encoded by the coding sequence ATGCCCACGCTTGATCCCGCGCCCCGCAGTATTCAATCCATATACAACTGGCACAGCGACCATGACCTTTTTGTCAATCGCCGATATCAGCGAAAACTCGTGTGGACATTGCTTGAAAAGCAAAAGCTCATCGAGTCGATTACGAGTCAGTTTCCGGTTCCCGCCATACTTCTGGCGGAACGTGACGGCGGGGGCTTCGAAATCATTGATGGAGTGCAGCGTCTTTACGCGATCATCTCTTTTATAGAGAACAAGTTCCCCACCCTCGACGGTCAATATTTCGATATCGCGCATTTCACTAGCGCGCAACTGCGTGCCGACGAAGGCGCGTTCGAAGCAACGACGGAATCGGCCAAGCTATCCCAGCGCGAGGTGGCCGGCGTGCTGGATTACGTTATGGCAATCACTGTGATGCGCGAAGCAACAGAAGCAGAGATTGACGACGTCTTCGCGAGGATCAATACCTATGGCCATCGCCTTAGCGATCAAGAGCGGCGCCAATCGGGCGTCCAGGACGAATTCTCGATCATGATCCGTGAGCTAGCCACCACGCTGAGGGGTGACGTTTCCAGCGACGTCCTTGAACTTTCGGACATGCCATCGATTTCCATAGATTTGCCCATGAGTAAACACGGTTACCAAGTTCAGGCCGAAGATGTATTTTGGGTCAGCCATGGAATTCTGCGATCAACGGATCTTCGCGACAGTCTTGATGAGCAGTACATCGCAGACATCGCAGCATGCGTGGTCGGCGGCGCAGTCATTGAACGATCGAAGGCCGCACTGGATGCGATTTACGACGGAGGAAGTGACGAAAACACCCGTGTACAAAACGCCCTCCAGATATATGGAGTGGACAAGTTCGCGGACGAGTTCAAATTCGTCATTGATGAGATCGAGAAAATCTGTGGGGCTTGTGCACCTCTGAAGCTTCGCAACGTTCTCTTTACATCCCCGAACACCAATGGGTTCCCTTCGGTGTTCGCAGTTTTGTTCTTCGCCATACATGAGACGTTGGTGCAGCAGAAAAACGTCATCTCTGACTATGAAGGTATGAAGAAAGCTATAACCGGTCTTGCGCTTCACTTGACCGTGAAAGCCACAGGCGCTGAAAAGCGGCGACGAAACATTGACGTGGTCAAAGGGCTTATTAGCTCTCATGTCGTTCCGGGTGTTGCGCCCAACATCTACGGTGCTCAAGCGACTTCAGACATAGATGGGCTGATCCGTCGTTCGCAAATAGAGTTGCCTCACTACGAGCTGAAACAGGGTGTGCTAACTCTCGCGCCGTCGGGGCGCGGACTGGACTCGGGAATGATCCCGAAGTTGGTCAAGACAATTTGTGCCATCGCGAACAACGGAGCATTCGCGGGAGCGCTCTTGATTGGTGTGACTGACACACCGAGCGATGCAATTTCCGTGAAGAATCTGGACCAGATTGAGCCGAGAAAAGTTGGACCACGGTTTGTCGTCGGCGTGCAGCGTGAAGCAAAGTTCCTGGGTGAGACGACGGAGGACTACTTTGCCCGGATAAAGGACGGTATCAAAAACTCTGATTTGAGCGCTGCGCTGAAGGCTGACGTCTTGTCCAGCATCGACTACAACGATTACTTCGGGCTTGGCATTGTCGTAATTCCTGTGCCGGCACAAAGGAACCCTTCCTCGGTCGGAGATAAATTCTACTGGCGTTCGGGTGACTCAACTGTGGAAGCGACGGGACTAGAGATAGTGACCATAACGCAACGCTTCAGCTGA
- a CDS encoding alpha/beta fold hydrolase has translation MTITRPAGATIPEVTHHVVDLNGAPIHFVSAGSDGSPIVLVHGWPETWWAFHKLIPLLAQTHRVYALDLRGFGDSGTGDSGWEEQVAADDLHHLVEHLDLGPVHVLVQDISGGVGFRFAATHPGDLLSFTAIESTLAGFGLEMLADVNGFGSWHVGFLGAPGIPSLLLPGRERTLLAEWAYPMMNGTDGAVSEADLDEFIRTYSRPGGWRGTESLYRAIFTDKGATQELAEAHPIDVPVLTVDGAHNPFTATSFQQVSSGEFSSVHIEGVGHLVAQESPEQLAFAVLGFLARVDRD, from the coding sequence ATGACTATTACCCGTCCCGCCGGTGCAACCATTCCGGAGGTCACGCACCATGTCGTCGACCTGAACGGCGCCCCGATCCACTTCGTCTCAGCGGGGAGCGACGGTTCGCCGATCGTGCTCGTGCACGGATGGCCGGAGACTTGGTGGGCCTTCCACAAGCTCATTCCGCTCCTGGCACAGACGCACCGCGTGTATGCCCTGGACCTCCGAGGATTCGGAGACTCCGGCACCGGGGACAGCGGATGGGAGGAGCAGGTCGCAGCCGACGACCTGCACCATCTCGTCGAGCACCTGGACCTTGGCCCCGTGCACGTCCTGGTCCAGGACATCAGCGGAGGCGTCGGATTCCGCTTCGCCGCGACCCATCCCGGCGATCTGCTCAGTTTCACGGCGATCGAATCGACCTTGGCCGGATTCGGTCTGGAAATGCTCGCGGACGTGAACGGCTTCGGATCGTGGCATGTCGGCTTCCTCGGCGCACCCGGCATCCCCTCGCTTCTGCTCCCGGGGCGTGAACGCACGCTGCTCGCCGAGTGGGCCTATCCGATGATGAACGGCACCGACGGCGCCGTCAGCGAGGCCGACCTCGACGAGTTCATCCGCACCTACTCCCGCCCAGGCGGATGGCGCGGCACCGAGAGCCTCTACCGGGCCATCTTCACCGACAAGGGTGCCACCCAGGAGTTGGCTGAAGCGCATCCGATCGACGTGCCGGTACTCACGGTCGACGGGGCACACAATCCCTTCACCGCGACCTCGTTCCAGCAGGTCAGTTCGGGTGAGTTCAGCTCAGTGCACATCGAGGGAGTTGGCCACCTCGTCGCTCAGGAATCTCCCGAGCAGCTGGCCTTCGCTGTCCTTGGGTTCCTGGCTCGCGTCGATCGCGACTGA
- a CDS encoding MarR family winged helix-turn-helix transcriptional regulator — MSRSGADLALLLLAGFRKMADQGSIELAKLGYDDVRPVHDFALHSILSGADSASALGRAMSITKQAAANTISLLEDRGYVAREPDPTDKRRIRLSVTERGQAMLRDGEAVFDRLRERWEQEAGGDAVAALQDTLRQFVGPDAIQVNVPGWDARDPES; from the coding sequence ATGTCTCGATCAGGTGCTGACCTCGCGCTGCTACTCCTCGCCGGCTTCCGGAAGATGGCGGACCAGGGCTCGATCGAACTGGCGAAGCTCGGCTACGACGATGTTCGGCCGGTGCACGACTTCGCTTTGCATTCCATCCTGTCTGGGGCGGATAGCGCCTCGGCACTGGGGCGAGCGATGTCCATCACTAAACAGGCCGCCGCCAACACGATCAGCCTGCTCGAGGATCGGGGTTACGTGGCCCGGGAGCCGGATCCGACGGACAAGCGTCGCATCAGGCTGAGCGTGACCGAGCGCGGACAGGCGATGCTCCGCGATGGTGAGGCTGTTTTTGACAGACTTCGCGAGCGATGGGAGCAGGAGGCAGGCGGAGACGCCGTCGCAGCCCTCCAGGACACGCTGCGCCAGTTCGTCGGCCCCGACGCCATCCAGGTCAACGTCCCGGGCTGGGACGCGCGCGACCCGGAGTCGTAG
- a CDS encoding SRPBCC domain-containing protein, with translation MSDHARIKGHTVTRTVHIEASRDRVWEALTDPEVMVKWFGDAAGFAALEPGATGSIDWDDYGSFPIEITEVVPGDAFGFRWSGIPAEALDEYSTHVRFTVADAGTGTDVTVVESGFDTLPGGTRYRRARLEQNREGWDVELDELAIFLEGADQ, from the coding sequence GTGTCTGACCATGCAAGAATCAAGGGCCACACCGTGACCCGCACCGTGCACATCGAGGCCTCCCGTGACCGCGTCTGGGAGGCGCTGACCGACCCTGAGGTGATGGTCAAGTGGTTCGGAGACGCTGCGGGGTTTGCCGCGCTCGAGCCCGGCGCGACCGGCAGTATCGACTGGGACGACTACGGCAGCTTCCCGATCGAGATCACCGAGGTAGTGCCCGGCGATGCGTTCGGCTTCCGGTGGTCGGGAATTCCCGCTGAAGCGCTCGACGAGTACTCGACGCACGTGCGCTTCACCGTCGCGGATGCTGGCACCGGCACGGATGTCACGGTGGTCGAGTCGGGCTTCGACACGCTCCCCGGCGGCACCCGCTACCGTCGCGCCCGTCTCGAGCAGAACCGAGAGGGCTGGGACGTCGAACTCGACGAGCTTGCGATCTTCCTCGAAGGTGCCGACCAGTAG
- a CDS encoding winged helix-turn-helix domain-containing protein, with protein sequence MTATDQHPRHRLDDLLQNPVRFSIVAALDRAGTLGFREVRDAVEITDSALSKQVTLLESAGYLSVGKSFAGKMPRTSLTLTRQGRTAWKAHLATLREIAGDVTP encoded by the coding sequence GTGACCGCCACGGACCAGCACCCCAGGCACCGACTCGATGATCTCCTCCAGAATCCAGTTCGCTTCTCAATCGTGGCGGCTCTCGACCGCGCCGGCACGCTCGGCTTCCGTGAGGTTCGCGATGCGGTCGAGATCACCGACTCTGCACTGAGCAAGCAGGTCACATTGCTGGAGTCTGCCGGGTACCTCTCGGTGGGGAAGTCATTCGCAGGAAAGATGCCGCGCACCTCGCTGACCCTCACACGTCAGGGCCGGACGGCGTGGAAAGCCCACCTCGCGACGCTGCGGGAAATCGCCGGCGACGTCACGCCCTAG
- a CDS encoding MBL fold metallo-hydrolase has protein sequence MTESGWAEVGRGVFQRRYEPMDVSVVVVVGPTGLTVVDTRNNPAEAEEIVRDVDARFGLPIVAVVNTHAHYDHTFGNQTFAALPSVPVYGHHRIPQHFGEYEGPRLAAQQADPSREPDKDWADVVLTPPDVLVTAPVTQVVGGRALELIPLDPGHTDTDLAVLVPDCRVWLLGDVIEESGPPMFGSGSYPFTWPAVLAGLLEAIRPGDVIVPGHGAVVDRDFVVRQMEALQKVADTIRASVTTGTALEDMPADHDLFGLWPKVMLESAFARGADQLDG, from the coding sequence ATGACCGAATCAGGCTGGGCTGAGGTGGGCCGCGGCGTCTTCCAGCGGCGGTACGAACCGATGGATGTCTCGGTGGTCGTGGTGGTCGGGCCCACCGGTCTCACTGTCGTCGATACCCGCAACAACCCGGCCGAGGCCGAAGAAATCGTCCGGGACGTCGATGCCCGGTTCGGGCTCCCGATTGTCGCTGTGGTGAACACCCACGCCCACTACGACCACACCTTCGGCAACCAGACCTTTGCCGCGCTCCCGTCGGTGCCCGTCTACGGCCACCACCGCATCCCGCAGCACTTCGGCGAGTACGAGGGACCCCGGCTCGCCGCCCAACAGGCCGACCCGTCCCGGGAACCCGACAAGGACTGGGCGGATGTGGTGTTGACCCCGCCCGACGTGCTCGTCACGGCCCCGGTGACACAGGTGGTCGGCGGGCGCGCTCTCGAGTTGATTCCGCTGGACCCTGGCCACACCGACACCGACCTTGCGGTCCTCGTTCCGGACTGTCGCGTGTGGCTGCTCGGCGACGTCATCGAGGAATCCGGTCCACCGATGTTCGGCTCGGGCAGTTACCCGTTCACCTGGCCCGCGGTTCTGGCGGGACTGCTCGAAGCGATCCGGCCGGGCGACGTCATCGTGCCCGGCCACGGTGCGGTGGTGGACCGGGATTTCGTGGTTCGCCAGATGGAGGCGCTGCAGAAGGTGGCCGACACCATCCGTGCGAGCGTGACCACCGGCACCGCACTGGAGGATATGCCTGCCGACCACGACCTCTTCGGTCTCTGGCCGAAGGTGATGCTGGAATCCGCCTTCGCCCGCGGCGCTGACCAGCTCGACGGTTGA